One window from the genome of Megalobrama amblycephala isolate DHTTF-2021 linkage group LG4, ASM1881202v1, whole genome shotgun sequence encodes:
- the LOC125267406 gene encoding ellis-van Creveld syndrome protein homolog isoform X4: protein MRFNGSSDSCSTHVLLELSEPRAVMRAPVTGAAVSGVILALIAAALICVCPRKRLFIFTAPCGGVRRRLEECEEESDGDSESCGPQTQPDEADQWTLNRDVAAFALKARVVYPISQRYRPLADGASNPSLHEPSKRPAPPSHDSASSLGDDWLSQERGDDESSQFVSCGPSSKTHASHMFRRVQHYPQTPCHSRVSLLCLTLEELQRQTSRLQQEKHTMFLQILRVLLDEREHADIIQEAELTTRGVSVDEGAESGTVRCSVQEAELLTRGVSVDKGAESGTVRCLQETELLTRGVSVDEGAESGVVRCSVQEAELLTRGVSVDEEAGSGTVMCSVEEVDKAGREQLERSLQMAVSFAKQLERLGQNLQRRFSSDVSEEVMRSVVGCLRATEDVLAEVQASVLQMLLDRMECWQEVSDCLREKAALLKQEAELMVKVTGQSVEQLRCDGQLEKQILSDFQTAVNEAVDQSADAVRRQTEALALERVQKGCVRRRRMMKAQSSEWSHVSDSQTDARLMMKAFAELQTRHWHQRRDFELQQDARITDALCERWTSLFSKCRGRLADLCAEFVLRSIAAVSAPSQVSTPSEDHCQSVLKSMKLTVTNQMQREERHAHTHLRRLREQLQRRRQVWLEDEALTRSCLDHFGEQQRAVVKAMVSRHADMQMSCALIEEQQQLLILELQRVLAARCFYLRSVKEMKLTVQSDTQDPCVAVETVPSDEAVIGQNLLHEQLSELEAVADMLQGHAHFLLGHALARAARLQIGGVSAADRQVKIRSS from the exons ATGCGCTTTAACGGCTCATCTGACTCGTGCTCGACACATGTGCTGCTCGAGCTGTCGGAGCCCCGGGCAGTGATGCGGGCTCCGGTAACGGGCGCCGCGGTGTCCGGTGTGATCCTCGCGCTGATCGCCGCCGCGCTCATCTGCGTGTGTCCGCGGAAACGACTGTTCATCTTCACCGCTCCG TGTGGAGGTGTGCGGAGGCGTCTGGAGGAGTGTGAGGAGGAGAGCGACGGTGACAGCGAGAGCTGCGGCCCGCAGACTCAACCGGATGAAGCA GACCAGTGGACGCTGAACAGAGACGTGGCTGCGTTTGCGCTGAAGGCCAGGGTGGTTTACCCCATCAGCCAGAGATACAGG cCGCTAGCAGACGGAGCCTCAAACCCGTCCCTGCATGAGCCGTCCAAGCGCCCCGCCCCGCCCAGCCATGACTCCGCCTCCTCGCTAGGTGACGATTGGCTGAGCCAAGAGAGGGGCGATGATGAAAGCAGTCAGTTCGTCTCCTGCGGCCCCTCGTCTAAAACACACGCCAGTCACATGTTCAGGAGAGTCCAgcattacccacaaaccccctGTCACTCACG agtcAGTTTGCTGTGTTTGACTCTGGAGGAACTGCAGCGCCAGACGTCACGCCTACAGCAGGAGAAACACACG ATGTTCCTGCAGATTCTGCGTGTGTTGCTGGACGAGAGAGAACATGCTGACATCATCCAG GAGGCGGAGCTGACGACGAGAGGAGTGTCTGTGGATGAGGGGGCGGAGTCAGGCACGGTCAGGTGTTCTGTGCAGGAGGCGGAGCTGTTGACGAGAGGCGTGTCTGTGGACAAAGGGGCGGAGTCGGGTACGGTCAGGTGTTTGCAGGAAACGGAGCTGCTGACAAGAGGCGTCTCTGTGGACGAGGGGGCGGAGTCAGGAGTGGTCAGGTGTTCTGTGCAGGAGGCGGAGCTGCTGACAAGAGGCGTGTCTGTGGATGAGGAGGCGGGGTCAGGCACAGTCATGTGTTCTGTGGAGGAGGTGGACAAAGCGGGACGGGAGCAGCTGGAGCGATCACTGCAGATG GCTGTGAGTTTTGCAAAGCAGTTGGAGCGGCTCGGGCAGAATCTTCAGCGCAGGTTTTCCAGTGACGTCTCAGAGGAAGTGATGCGTAGCGTCGTCGGATGCCTGCGAGCGACGGAGGACGTTCTCGCTGAGGTTCAGGCGTCTGTTCTGCAG ATGCTGTTGGACAGGATGGAGTGCTGGCAGGAAGTGTCCGACTGCCTGAGAGAAAAGGCCGCCCTCCTGAAACAGGAGGCGGAGCTTATGGTGAAAGTTACCGGCCAATCAGTGGAGCAGCTGAGATGTGATGGACAGCTGGAGAAACAGATTCTCAGTGACTTCCAGACTGCAGTTAATGAAGCAGTGGATCAGAGCGCTGACG CGGTCAGACGTCAGACGGAGGCGCTGGCGCTCGAGCGCGTTCAGAAGGGCTgtgtgaggaggaggaggatgatgaAGGCTCAGAGCTCCGAGTGGAGTCACGTGTCAGACTCACAGACAGACGCCCGTCTCATGATGAAG GCGTTTGCGGAGCTGCAGACGAGACACTGGCATCAGAGGAGAGACTTCGAGCTGCAGCAGGACGCCAGAATCACTGACGCTCTGTGTGAACGCTGGACG AGCTTGTTTAGTAAGTGCCGCGGACGCTTGGCTGATTTGTGCGCAGAGTTTGTTCTAAGAAGCATCGCTGCAGTCTCCGCCCCCTCTCAAGTCTCCACCCCCTCCGAAGACCACTGCCAATCAGTGCTGAAGAGCATGAAGCTCACCGTGACCAATCAGATGCAGCGAGAGGAAAGACACGCCCACACACACCTGCGCAGGCTCCGAGAGCAGCTGCAGCGACGCAGACAG GTGTGGCTGGAGGACGAGGCTTTGACTCGCTCGTGTCTGGATCACTTCGGAGAACAGCAGCGTGCGGTCGTCAAGGCGATGGTTTCCAGGCATGCGGACATGCAGATGAG TTGTGCTCTAATCGAGGAGCAGCAGCAGCTTCTGATCCTGGAGCTTCAGAGAGTTTTAGCAGCTCGATGTTTTTACCTGCGATCAGTGAAAGAGATGAAGCTGACCGTACAGTCCGACACacag